Proteins co-encoded in one Balearica regulorum gibbericeps isolate bBalReg1 chromosome 24, bBalReg1.pri, whole genome shotgun sequence genomic window:
- the RUNDC3A gene encoding RUN domain-containing protein 3A isoform X1 yields the protein MEASCVQAAMALGLSSKKASSRNIVVERKNLLTVCRFSVKTLLEKYTSEPIDDSSEEFVNFAAILEQILSHRFKGPVSWFSSDGQRGFWDYIRLACSKVPNNCVSSIENMENISTSRAKGRAWIRVALMEKRMSEYISTALRDTRTTRRFYDDGAIMLREESMVLTGMLIGLSAIDFSFCLKGEVMDGKMPVVIDYTPYLKFTQSYDYLSEEEERGSVESSTSEDSSPEHPYLPLVTDEDSWYNKWRKMEQKFRIIYAQKGYLEELVRLRESQLKDLEAENKRLKLRLEEVMVQNQLEKRELEGIILELQEQLTGLIPCENPQLAQLSKEMVTPLVNQWPSLGTLNGNESGSDGKLYRRHSFMSTDQLSAENSLSSDSQRLGEGKREGEPWGPLGKDPTPSMLGLCGSLASLPSCKSLASLKSNECLVSDSTEASPTRSPS from the exons ATGGAAGCGAGCTGCGTGCAGGCTGCCATGGCTCTGGGGCTCTCCTCCAAGAAAGCCTCCTCCAGAAACATCGTCGTGGAGAGGAAAAACCTCCTCACCGTCTGCAG GTTCTCAGTGAAGACCCTGCTGGAGAAATACACGTCAGAGCCCATCGACGACTCCTCCGAGGAGTTCGTTAACTTTGCTGCCATCCTCGAGCAGATCCTCAGCCACCGCTTTAAAG GCCCCGTCAGCTGGTTCAGCTCAGATGGGCAGCGCGGGTTTTGGGACTACATCCGCCTGGCCTGCAGCAAGGTCCCCAACAACTGCGTCAGCAGCATCGAGAACATGGAGAACATCAGCACCTCCCGGGCCAAG GGCCGTGCCTGGATCCGCGTGGCGCTGATGGAGAAGCGGATGTCCGAGTACATCTCCACGGCCCTGCGGGACACGCGGACCACCAG GCGGTTTTACGATGACGGGGCCATCATGCTGCGGGAGGAGTCCATGGTGCTCACGGGGATGCTCATTGGGCTCAGCGCCATCGACTTCAG CTTCTGCCTGAAGGGCGAGGTGATGGACGGTAAAATGCCTGTGGTCATCGACTACACACCCTACCTGAAGTTCACACAGAG TTACGACTACCTgagcgaggaggaggagcggggcaGTGTGGAGAGCAGCACGAGCGAGGACAGCTCCCCTGAGCACCCCTACCTGCCCCTGGTCACTGATGAGGACAGCTGGTACAACAAGTGGCGCAAGATGGAGCAGAAATTTCGCATCATTTATGCCCAAAAG GGGTACCTGGAGGAGCTGGTGCGGCTGCGGGAGTCACAGCTGAAGGACCTAGAGGCGGAGAACAAGCGGCTGAAGCTGCGCCTGGAGGAGGTGATGGTGCAGAAccagctggagaagagggagctggagggcatcatcctggagctgcaggagcagct GACGGGGCTGATCCCCTGCGAGAACCCGCAGCTGGCCCAGCTCTCCAAGGAGATGGTGACACCCCTGGTGAACCAGTGGCCCTCGCTGGGGACCCTCAACGGCAACGAGAGTGGCTCGGACGGCAAGCTGTACAGGAG GCACAGCTTCATGAGCACCGACCAGCTCTCGGCCGAGAACAGCCTCAGCTCCGACTCCCAGCGCCTGGGCGAGGGCAAGCGCGAAGGCGAGCCCTGGGGGCCCTTGG GGAAGGACCCCACGCCCTCCATGCTGGGGCTCTGCGGCTCCCtggcctccctgcccagctgcaagTCCCTGGCCAGCCTCAAGTCCAACGAGTGCCTGGTGAGCGACAGCACCGAAGCCAGCCCGACCCGCAGCCCCAGCTGA
- the RUNDC3A gene encoding RUN domain-containing protein 3A isoform X2: MEASCVQAAMALGLSSKKASSRNIVVERKNLLTVCRFSVKTLLEKYTSEPIDDSSEEFVNFAAILEQILSHRFKGPVSWFSSDGQRGFWDYIRLACSKVPNNCVSSIENMENISTSRAKGRAWIRVALMEKRMSEYISTALRDTRTTRRFYDDGAIMLREESMVLTGMLIGLSAIDFSFCLKGEVMDGKMPVVIDYTPYLKFTQSYDYLSEEEERGSVESSTSEDSSPEHPYLPLVTDEDSWYNKWRKMEQKFRIIYAQKGYLEELVRLRESQLKDLEAENKRLKLRLEEVMVQNQLEKRELEGIILELQEQLTGLIPCENPQLAQLSKEMVTPLVNQWPSLGTLNGNESGSDGKLYRREGPHALHAGALRLPGLPAQLQVPGQPQVQRVPGERQHRSQPDPQPQLRPPAPSPPPGPATRPSMAAED, encoded by the exons ATGGAAGCGAGCTGCGTGCAGGCTGCCATGGCTCTGGGGCTCTCCTCCAAGAAAGCCTCCTCCAGAAACATCGTCGTGGAGAGGAAAAACCTCCTCACCGTCTGCAG GTTCTCAGTGAAGACCCTGCTGGAGAAATACACGTCAGAGCCCATCGACGACTCCTCCGAGGAGTTCGTTAACTTTGCTGCCATCCTCGAGCAGATCCTCAGCCACCGCTTTAAAG GCCCCGTCAGCTGGTTCAGCTCAGATGGGCAGCGCGGGTTTTGGGACTACATCCGCCTGGCCTGCAGCAAGGTCCCCAACAACTGCGTCAGCAGCATCGAGAACATGGAGAACATCAGCACCTCCCGGGCCAAG GGCCGTGCCTGGATCCGCGTGGCGCTGATGGAGAAGCGGATGTCCGAGTACATCTCCACGGCCCTGCGGGACACGCGGACCACCAG GCGGTTTTACGATGACGGGGCCATCATGCTGCGGGAGGAGTCCATGGTGCTCACGGGGATGCTCATTGGGCTCAGCGCCATCGACTTCAG CTTCTGCCTGAAGGGCGAGGTGATGGACGGTAAAATGCCTGTGGTCATCGACTACACACCCTACCTGAAGTTCACACAGAG TTACGACTACCTgagcgaggaggaggagcggggcaGTGTGGAGAGCAGCACGAGCGAGGACAGCTCCCCTGAGCACCCCTACCTGCCCCTGGTCACTGATGAGGACAGCTGGTACAACAAGTGGCGCAAGATGGAGCAGAAATTTCGCATCATTTATGCCCAAAAG GGGTACCTGGAGGAGCTGGTGCGGCTGCGGGAGTCACAGCTGAAGGACCTAGAGGCGGAGAACAAGCGGCTGAAGCTGCGCCTGGAGGAGGTGATGGTGCAGAAccagctggagaagagggagctggagggcatcatcctggagctgcaggagcagct GACGGGGCTGATCCCCTGCGAGAACCCGCAGCTGGCCCAGCTCTCCAAGGAGATGGTGACACCCCTGGTGAACCAGTGGCCCTCGCTGGGGACCCTCAACGGCAACGAGAGTGGCTCGGACGGCAAGCTGTACAGGAG GGAAGGACCCCACGCCCTCCATGCTGGGGCTCTGCGGCTCCCtggcctccctgcccagctgcaagTCCCTGGCCAGCCTCAAGTCCAACGAGTGCCTGGTGAGCGACAGCACCGAAGCCAGCCCGACCCGCAGCCCCAGCTGAGACCCCCGGCCCCCTCGCCGCCCCCCGGCCCAGCCACCCGGCCCAGCATGGCGGCAGAGGACTGA
- the SLC25A39 gene encoding mitochondrial glutathione transporter SLC25A39 isoform X4 → MAEKTLPSPSGAITPLQQMLASGTGAILTSLFVTPLDVVKIRLQAQRTPFSKGKCFLYCNGLMDHLYVCQNGNSCTAWYKAPTCFTGTLDAFVKITRYEGIRSLWSGLPPTLVMAVPATVIYFTTYDQLRDYLHARTGSRGHHIPLLAGALARLGAVTVISPLELIRTKMQSRQLSYRELRVCIQSAVAQDGWLSLWRGWGPTVLRDVPFSALYWFNYELVREWLCRQVQLDEATFMISFTSGAVSGTVAAVLTLPFDVVKTQRQIELGDSEVHPVTASKPSSTWLLMRRIHAESGTRGLFAGFLPRVIKVAPACAIMISTYEFGKTFFQKLNQERRLRGL, encoded by the exons ATGGCCGAGAAGACGTTGCCAAGCCCCAGTGGGGCCATCACGCCACTGCAGCAGATGCTGGCCTCGGGGACCGGGGCCATCCTCACCTCCCTCTTTG TGACACCGCTGGATGTGGTGAAGATCCGGCTGCAGGCACAAAGGACCCCTTTCTCCAAAG GGAAGTGTTTCCTTTACTGCAACGGGCTCATGGACCATCTGTACGTCTGCCAGAATGGCAACAGCTGCACCGCCTGGTACAAGGCCCCCACCTGCTTCACTGGCACACTG GATGCCTTCGTGAAGATCACACGCTACGAGGGCATCAGGTCTCTGTGGAGCGGCTTGCCCCCCACCCT GGTCATGGCTGTGCCAGCCACCGTCATTTATTTCACCACCTACGACCAGCTCCGGGACTACCTGCACGCTCGGACGGGAAGCCGGGGACACCACATCCCCTTGCTGGCCGGGGCCCTTGCCAGGC TGGGCGCCGTGACGGTCATCAGCCCCTTGGAGCTCATACGCACCAAGATGCAGTCCCGACAGCTCAGCTACCGGGAGCTGCGTGTCTGCATCCAGTCGGCAGTGGCTCAGGATGGCTGGCTGTCCctctggaggggctggggacccACCGTGCTGCGAGACGTCCCCTTCTCAG CTCTCTACTGGTTTAACTATGAGCTGGTGAGGGAAtggctctgcaggcaggtcCAGCTGGACGAGGCCACATTCATGATCAGCTTCACATCTGGGGCCGTCTCTGGGACG GTGGCTGCGGTGCTGACGCTGCCCTTCGACGTGGTGAAGACCCAGCGGCAGATCGAGCTGGGAGACAGCGAGGTGCACCCAG tCACAGCCTCCAAGCCTTCCTCCACCTGGCTCCTCATGCGGCGCATCCATGCCGAGTCTGGCACCCGGGGGCTGTTTGCAG GCTTCCTGCCCCGCGTCATTAAGGTGGCACCCGCCTGTGCCATCATGATCAGCACCTACGAATTTGGCAAGACCTTCTTCCAGAAGCTGAACCAAGAGCGGCGGTTGCGTGGGTTgtga
- the SLC25A39 gene encoding mitochondrial glutathione transporter SLC25A39 isoform X3, with product MQKGTSAMAEKTLPSPSGAITPLQQMLASGTGAILTSLFVTPLDVVKIRLQAQRTPFSKGKCFLYCNGLMDHLYVCQNGNSCTAWYKAPTCFTGTLDAFVKITRYEGIRSLWSGLPPTLVMAVPATVIYFTTYDQLRDYLHARTGSRGHHIPLLAGALARLGAVTVISPLELIRTKMQSRQLSYRELRVCIQSAVAQDGWLSLWRGWGPTVLRDVPFSALYWFNYELVREWLCRQVQLDEATFMISFTSGAVSGTVAAVLTLPFDVVKTQRQIELGDSEVHPVTASKPSSTWLLMRRIHAESGTRGLFAGFLPRVIKVAPACAIMISTYEFGKTFFQKLNQERRLRGL from the exons ATGCAGAAG GGGACCAGCGCCATGGCCGAGAAGACGTTGCCAAGCCCCAGTGGGGCCATCACGCCACTGCAGCAGATGCTGGCCTCGGGGACCGGGGCCATCCTCACCTCCCTCTTTG TGACACCGCTGGATGTGGTGAAGATCCGGCTGCAGGCACAAAGGACCCCTTTCTCCAAAG GGAAGTGTTTCCTTTACTGCAACGGGCTCATGGACCATCTGTACGTCTGCCAGAATGGCAACAGCTGCACCGCCTGGTACAAGGCCCCCACCTGCTTCACTGGCACACTG GATGCCTTCGTGAAGATCACACGCTACGAGGGCATCAGGTCTCTGTGGAGCGGCTTGCCCCCCACCCT GGTCATGGCTGTGCCAGCCACCGTCATTTATTTCACCACCTACGACCAGCTCCGGGACTACCTGCACGCTCGGACGGGAAGCCGGGGACACCACATCCCCTTGCTGGCCGGGGCCCTTGCCAGGC TGGGCGCCGTGACGGTCATCAGCCCCTTGGAGCTCATACGCACCAAGATGCAGTCCCGACAGCTCAGCTACCGGGAGCTGCGTGTCTGCATCCAGTCGGCAGTGGCTCAGGATGGCTGGCTGTCCctctggaggggctggggacccACCGTGCTGCGAGACGTCCCCTTCTCAG CTCTCTACTGGTTTAACTATGAGCTGGTGAGGGAAtggctctgcaggcaggtcCAGCTGGACGAGGCCACATTCATGATCAGCTTCACATCTGGGGCCGTCTCTGGGACG GTGGCTGCGGTGCTGACGCTGCCCTTCGACGTGGTGAAGACCCAGCGGCAGATCGAGCTGGGAGACAGCGAGGTGCACCCAG tCACAGCCTCCAAGCCTTCCTCCACCTGGCTCCTCATGCGGCGCATCCATGCCGAGTCTGGCACCCGGGGGCTGTTTGCAG GCTTCCTGCCCCGCGTCATTAAGGTGGCACCCGCCTGTGCCATCATGATCAGCACCTACGAATTTGGCAAGACCTTCTTCCAGAAGCTGAACCAAGAGCGGCGGTTGCGTGGGTTgtga
- the SLC25A39 gene encoding mitochondrial glutathione transporter SLC25A39 isoform X1: MQKGTSAMAEKTLPSPSGAITPLQQMLASGTGAILTSLFVTPLDVVKIRLQAQRTPFSKALPAWSVPWGTRRATWKCFLYCNGLMDHLYVCQNGNSCTAWYKAPTCFTGTLDAFVKITRYEGIRSLWSGLPPTLVMAVPATVIYFTTYDQLRDYLHARTGSRGHHIPLLAGALARLGAVTVISPLELIRTKMQSRQLSYRELRVCIQSAVAQDGWLSLWRGWGPTVLRDVPFSALYWFNYELVREWLCRQVQLDEATFMISFTSGAVSGTVAAVLTLPFDVVKTQRQIELGDSEVHPVTASKPSSTWLLMRRIHAESGTRGLFAGFLPRVIKVAPACAIMISTYEFGKTFFQKLNQERRLRGL; encoded by the exons ATGCAGAAG GGGACCAGCGCCATGGCCGAGAAGACGTTGCCAAGCCCCAGTGGGGCCATCACGCCACTGCAGCAGATGCTGGCCTCGGGGACCGGGGCCATCCTCACCTCCCTCTTTG TGACACCGCTGGATGTGGTGAAGATCCGGCTGCAGGCACAAAGGACCCCTTTCTCCAAAG CGTTGCCAGCATGGTCTGTGCCCTGGGGCACTCGGCGGGCCACAT GGAAGTGTTTCCTTTACTGCAACGGGCTCATGGACCATCTGTACGTCTGCCAGAATGGCAACAGCTGCACCGCCTGGTACAAGGCCCCCACCTGCTTCACTGGCACACTG GATGCCTTCGTGAAGATCACACGCTACGAGGGCATCAGGTCTCTGTGGAGCGGCTTGCCCCCCACCCT GGTCATGGCTGTGCCAGCCACCGTCATTTATTTCACCACCTACGACCAGCTCCGGGACTACCTGCACGCTCGGACGGGAAGCCGGGGACACCACATCCCCTTGCTGGCCGGGGCCCTTGCCAGGC TGGGCGCCGTGACGGTCATCAGCCCCTTGGAGCTCATACGCACCAAGATGCAGTCCCGACAGCTCAGCTACCGGGAGCTGCGTGTCTGCATCCAGTCGGCAGTGGCTCAGGATGGCTGGCTGTCCctctggaggggctggggacccACCGTGCTGCGAGACGTCCCCTTCTCAG CTCTCTACTGGTTTAACTATGAGCTGGTGAGGGAAtggctctgcaggcaggtcCAGCTGGACGAGGCCACATTCATGATCAGCTTCACATCTGGGGCCGTCTCTGGGACG GTGGCTGCGGTGCTGACGCTGCCCTTCGACGTGGTGAAGACCCAGCGGCAGATCGAGCTGGGAGACAGCGAGGTGCACCCAG tCACAGCCTCCAAGCCTTCCTCCACCTGGCTCCTCATGCGGCGCATCCATGCCGAGTCTGGCACCCGGGGGCTGTTTGCAG GCTTCCTGCCCCGCGTCATTAAGGTGGCACCCGCCTGTGCCATCATGATCAGCACCTACGAATTTGGCAAGACCTTCTTCCAGAAGCTGAACCAAGAGCGGCGGTTGCGTGGGTTgtga
- the SLC25A39 gene encoding mitochondrial glutathione transporter SLC25A39 isoform X2 — protein sequence MAEKTLPSPSGAITPLQQMLASGTGAILTSLFVTPLDVVKIRLQAQRTPFSKALPAWSVPWGTRRATWKCFLYCNGLMDHLYVCQNGNSCTAWYKAPTCFTGTLDAFVKITRYEGIRSLWSGLPPTLVMAVPATVIYFTTYDQLRDYLHARTGSRGHHIPLLAGALARLGAVTVISPLELIRTKMQSRQLSYRELRVCIQSAVAQDGWLSLWRGWGPTVLRDVPFSALYWFNYELVREWLCRQVQLDEATFMISFTSGAVSGTVAAVLTLPFDVVKTQRQIELGDSEVHPVTASKPSSTWLLMRRIHAESGTRGLFAGFLPRVIKVAPACAIMISTYEFGKTFFQKLNQERRLRGL from the exons ATGGCCGAGAAGACGTTGCCAAGCCCCAGTGGGGCCATCACGCCACTGCAGCAGATGCTGGCCTCGGGGACCGGGGCCATCCTCACCTCCCTCTTTG TGACACCGCTGGATGTGGTGAAGATCCGGCTGCAGGCACAAAGGACCCCTTTCTCCAAAG CGTTGCCAGCATGGTCTGTGCCCTGGGGCACTCGGCGGGCCACAT GGAAGTGTTTCCTTTACTGCAACGGGCTCATGGACCATCTGTACGTCTGCCAGAATGGCAACAGCTGCACCGCCTGGTACAAGGCCCCCACCTGCTTCACTGGCACACTG GATGCCTTCGTGAAGATCACACGCTACGAGGGCATCAGGTCTCTGTGGAGCGGCTTGCCCCCCACCCT GGTCATGGCTGTGCCAGCCACCGTCATTTATTTCACCACCTACGACCAGCTCCGGGACTACCTGCACGCTCGGACGGGAAGCCGGGGACACCACATCCCCTTGCTGGCCGGGGCCCTTGCCAGGC TGGGCGCCGTGACGGTCATCAGCCCCTTGGAGCTCATACGCACCAAGATGCAGTCCCGACAGCTCAGCTACCGGGAGCTGCGTGTCTGCATCCAGTCGGCAGTGGCTCAGGATGGCTGGCTGTCCctctggaggggctggggacccACCGTGCTGCGAGACGTCCCCTTCTCAG CTCTCTACTGGTTTAACTATGAGCTGGTGAGGGAAtggctctgcaggcaggtcCAGCTGGACGAGGCCACATTCATGATCAGCTTCACATCTGGGGCCGTCTCTGGGACG GTGGCTGCGGTGCTGACGCTGCCCTTCGACGTGGTGAAGACCCAGCGGCAGATCGAGCTGGGAGACAGCGAGGTGCACCCAG tCACAGCCTCCAAGCCTTCCTCCACCTGGCTCCTCATGCGGCGCATCCATGCCGAGTCTGGCACCCGGGGGCTGTTTGCAG GCTTCCTGCCCCGCGTCATTAAGGTGGCACCCGCCTGTGCCATCATGATCAGCACCTACGAATTTGGCAAGACCTTCTTCCAGAAGCTGAACCAAGAGCGGCGGTTGCGTGGGTTgtga